A segment of the Thermoplasmatales archaeon genome:
TTGGCTTTGAATGTGGAGCATATACTCGGCAGGAGACTGCAAACTTTGGTATACCTTCACGGACTTGCAAGAACACCGAAGCAAGCGCGTCAGCTGATTGTTCATGGTCATATAGCAATAGATGGAAGAAGGGTAACAATCCCATCCTATTTGGTTAGAAGGGGAGAGGAAGAAAAAATCTCATATTCACCAAAATCTCCTCTTAATAATGAATTGCATCCTGCCCGTCCGAAAAAGGAAGAGATTTTAGCAGCAAAAGAAACGGAGGTGCAAAATGGTTAAGTGGGGAATTGCTCATATTTTTTCATCGCATAACAACACAATAATTACAGTTACAGACATAACAGGAGCAGAGACGCTTGCAAAATGCTCTGGAGGAATGGTTGTAAAATCA
Coding sequences within it:
- a CDS encoding 30S ribosomal protein S4; translated protein: MGDPKFPRKKYETPSHPWQADRIEREKEIVQKYGLAKKREIWRSETILRKIREQARRLRARAGERQAEMEKEALLKRLYNLGILPENSTLEDVLALNVEHILGRRLQTLVYLHGLARTPKQARQLIVHGHIAIDGRRVTIPSYLVRRGEEEKISYSPKSPLNNELHPARPKKEEILAAKETEVQNG